In [Chlorobium] sp. 445, one DNA window encodes the following:
- a CDS encoding undecaprenyl-phosphate alpha-N-acetylglucosaminyl 1-phosphate transferase, with amino-acid sequence MNTIPPLIALLSLSALLSLFLTPYVGILWHLLCLSDLSPVRRHLYPERIPRIGGVAIVIAFALSLLATGLLLPELGEFIFTHFWTVLIGSMIISITGLVDDLYSLDFKRKFFMQAVAAAIVVYGGSYRITFLHLPFMSQPIVLHEWLSVGLSLIWIIGICNAINLVDGLDGLAGGVSIIALFVMLFSSLINANNSTALIYAALLGAIFGFLRYNFYPASIFMGDTGALFIGFMFACLSLSPEQATLPVFTPVPILAMIFPILDTLLAPMRRLLTGKHPFKADKLHLHHRLMATFNLSQRETTLLIYLFSLIFGIAALALHFSQSAALWLTIIVTLMLCVVCFLILFYGKRWSTELENRDEQYTSHSRY; translated from the coding sequence ATGAACACCATTCCCCCTCTTATTGCACTACTTAGCCTCTCCGCCCTGCTTTCTCTTTTCTTAACCCCTTATGTTGGCATTCTGTGGCATCTTCTGTGCCTTTCAGACTTGTCGCCTGTGCGTCGTCATCTTTATCCAGAGAGAATTCCTCGCATTGGCGGCGTGGCTATCGTCATTGCATTTGCACTCTCGCTACTTGCGACAGGATTACTCTTACCAGAGTTAGGTGAGTTTATTTTTACACATTTTTGGACGGTGCTCATCGGTAGCATGATTATCTCGATTACAGGGCTTGTCGATGACCTCTACAGTCTTGATTTTAAGCGTAAGTTTTTCATGCAAGCGGTGGCTGCTGCTATTGTTGTCTATGGCGGCTCCTATCGTATCACTTTTCTTCACCTTCCTTTCATGAGTCAGCCTATTGTGCTTCATGAATGGCTCTCTGTAGGGCTTTCACTTATCTGGATTATCGGTATTTGCAATGCCATCAACCTCGTCGATGGCTTAGACGGCTTGGCGGGCGGAGTTTCGATTATCGCTTTATTTGTAATGTTATTTTCTTCGCTGATTAACGCTAATAACTCCACCGCACTTATCTATGCTGCGCTACTCGGCGCTATTTTTGGATTCCTGCGTTATAATTTTTATCCAGCATCCATCTTTATGGGCGACACTGGTGCGCTGTTCATCGGATTCATGTTTGCCTGTCTTTCTCTCTCGCCTGAGCAAGCTACGCTTCCTGTCTTTACACCTGTTCCCATCTTGGCGATGATCTTCCCGATTTTGGATACGCTACTTGCTCCTATGCGCCGTCTGCTGACAGGCAAACATCCATTCAAGGCTGATAAACTGCACCTGCATCACCGCCTGATGGCTACATTCAATCTCTCTCAGCGTGAGACCACCCTGCTTATTTATCTCTTTTCCCTGATATTTGGCATCGCTGCACTCGCCCTTCACTTCTCGCAGAGCGCAGCACTTTGGCTTACAATTATCGTTACTCTTATGCTTTGTGTTGTTTGCTTCCTCATTCTCTTCTATGGCAAGAGATGGTCTACCGAGTTAGAGAATCGAGATGAGCAGTATACCTCGCACTCGCGGTATTAA
- a CDS encoding photosystem I reaction center subunit IX yields MADQEKPTGGTPGGGGSEKKPAPSQAGKLQAAAKKPAAAPAAAAKAAPKAGEAKPAAASGKPVVMEADVSEMKRFLLKRTETRTTKWFQAFDADKLTDEQVFGGHLALLGCLGIVMGIYYISGIQIFPNGAAGFYDNWFYLTIKPRMVSLGIDTYSADPAAQMEAARKLLWWAGIHFVVGAFLIFGGWRHWTSNLSNPLAFLFFWNYKQASVPGNFRDFRMFGSIIPGGIGGPSAKNYSEALGPHTIYQGFLFLAWGFVMWFALGITPEPDFQKINSEAFMAFIWGAVWLALGFYWRANPPRAAEHLNDDLKAIFSVHLTSMGYVNIALGWFAFAAFTDRPQFFYTQLNDLVYYIYGEPFNRVGFDANGNTDLTKIEYPEYPPYAILPKDGRVFGMAQVVINLVAFNHIICGFLYVFSGVFHGGQYLLKIQMSGLYNQLKSKWIALGRDKEFQVKFVGTIMVMCFTTMISVYAVICWNSLCELNMMGANITMSFYWLKPTPMFAWMFTDPSINDWCAWHAIVAGWLFASVATSRIAFFSHTSALWDDLGLKKNSFSFPCIGPVYGGTCGVSIQDQMWFAILWSVKPLSVIEWYIDGGWLASMNYGMAVADCNAWDSIAKLSHHYTGGIFYYMWTETQAIWASSHLTVVLLLGHLVWFISFAVWFKDRGSRLEGADIQTRTIRWLGKTFLGRDVKFRFPVLNLSDSKFAGTILYFSGTFMLVWLYVANGFYATNQPAPPPVSDAARAGSDMLAQMVDFLLKLIA; encoded by the coding sequence ATGGCTGATCAAGAGAAACCGACTGGCGGAACGCCAGGTGGCGGCGGCAGCGAAAAGAAGCCTGCGCCTTCGCAAGCAGGGAAACTTCAAGCTGCGGCTAAGAAACCGGCAGCGGCACCTGCCGCAGCGGCAAAAGCCGCACCTAAAGCAGGTGAAGCAAAGCCGGCCGCTGCGTCTGGCAAGCCTGTTGTGATGGAAGCAGACGTAAGCGAAATGAAGCGCTTCCTCTTAAAGCGCACTGAAACCAGAACAACCAAATGGTTTCAAGCCTTTGACGCGGATAAACTCACTGATGAACAGGTGTTTGGTGGACACCTCGCGCTGTTAGGGTGCTTGGGTATCGTGATGGGTATCTACTACATCTCGGGTATCCAAATTTTCCCAAATGGCGCAGCAGGGTTCTACGACAACTGGTTCTATCTGACGATTAAGCCGCGTATGGTGTCACTGGGTATTGACACCTACAGTGCTGATCCCGCTGCTCAAATGGAAGCGGCACGCAAACTGCTCTGGTGGGCAGGCATTCACTTTGTAGTGGGCGCCTTCCTGATCTTCGGCGGTTGGCGGCACTGGACAAGCAACCTCTCGAACCCACTTGCCTTCCTCTTTTTCTGGAACTACAAACAAGCCAGCGTGCCAGGTAACTTCCGCGATTTCCGCATGTTCGGAAGTATCATTCCAGGTGGCATTGGCGGACCGAGTGCAAAGAATTACTCTGAAGCGCTTGGACCTCACACCATCTATCAAGGCTTCCTCTTCCTGGCTTGGGGCTTTGTAATGTGGTTCGCTCTGGGGATTACGCCGGAGCCTGACTTCCAGAAGATTAACTCCGAAGCCTTTATGGCTTTCATCTGGGGTGCCGTCTGGCTAGCATTGGGCTTCTACTGGCGTGCAAATCCTCCACGCGCTGCAGAGCATCTGAACGATGATCTGAAAGCGATTTTCTCTGTGCACCTGACCTCAATGGGTTACGTCAATATCGCATTGGGTTGGTTTGCCTTCGCAGCCTTTACCGATAGACCGCAGTTCTTCTATACCCAACTCAATGATTTGGTCTACTACATCTACGGTGAACCTTTCAACCGTGTCGGCTTTGATGCGAATGGCAACACCGATTTGACCAAGATCGAATATCCTGAATATCCACCCTATGCGATTCTGCCCAAAGACGGTCGTGTGTTCGGTATGGCGCAGGTGGTGATTAACCTCGTGGCATTCAACCACATCATCTGCGGTTTCCTCTATGTGTTCTCAGGCGTGTTCCATGGTGGACAATATCTCTTGAAGATTCAAATGTCGGGTCTGTACAATCAACTGAAGTCTAAGTGGATTGCGCTCGGACGCGACAAGGAATTCCAAGTGAAATTTGTCGGCACCATCATGGTGATGTGCTTTACGACGATGATTTCCGTCTATGCCGTGATTTGCTGGAACTCGCTGTGCGAACTCAATATGATGGGGGCAAACATCACGATGAGTTTCTACTGGTTGAAACCGACGCCGATGTTTGCATGGATGTTCACCGACCCCAGCATCAATGACTGGTGCGCATGGCATGCCATTGTCGCAGGGTGGCTCTTTGCATCCGTCGCAACCTCGAGAATTGCATTCTTCTCGCATACCTCTGCACTGTGGGATGACTTGGGTCTGAAGAAGAACTCCTTCTCGTTCCCGTGCATCGGTCCGGTCTATGGCGGCACATGCGGTGTCTCGATTCAAGACCAGATGTGGTTTGCAATTCTTTGGTCGGTGAAACCGCTCTCTGTCATTGAATGGTACATTGATGGCGGATGGCTGGCTTCAATGAACTACGGTATGGCAGTAGCAGACTGCAACGCTTGGGATAGTATTGCGAAACTTTCGCATCACTATACCGGTGGTATCTTCTACTACATGTGGACAGAAACCCAAGCAATCTGGGCAAGTTCGCACCTGACAGTGGTGTTGCTGCTCGGACACCTGGTCTGGTTCATTAGCTTTGCTGTGTGGTTCAAAGACAGAGGTTCGCGCTTGGAAGGCGCAGATATCCAGACCCGCACGATTCGCTGGCTGGGTAAGACCTTCCTCGGACGCGACGTCAAGTTCCGCTTCCCAGTGCTGAACCTGTCTGACTCGAAGTTTGCAGGCACGATTCTCTATTTCAGCGGTACATTTATGCTGGTCTGGCTCTATGTAGCTAATGGATTCTATGCTACAAATCAACCAGCGCCACCGCCAGTGAGCGATGCCGCCCGTGCTGGCAGCGATATGCTCGCACAGATGGTGGACTTCCTGCTGAAACTGATTGCGTAG
- the accB gene encoding acetyl-CoA carboxylase, biotin carboxyl carrier protein, whose product MNLDDIQKLLKMLDDSGLDEMTIEEGDFKLTLKRKSDSAPSASAPSPIFMPQFIPPFSPSALPSPAPPTQEPSTPAPAPPADSAATQKKYKEIRSPMVGTFYRAPSPEANPYVQVGDHITKGKVLCIIEAMKLMNEIESDIDGKIVKIMVENAQPVEYDQVLFLVE is encoded by the coding sequence ATGAACCTTGATGATATTCAAAAGCTTTTGAAGATGCTCGATGACTCAGGCTTAGATGAAATGACGATTGAAGAGGGCGACTTCAAGCTTACCTTGAAGCGCAAGAGCGATAGCGCACCAAGCGCAAGTGCGCCATCGCCGATCTTCATGCCTCAATTTATACCGCCGTTCTCACCTTCTGCACTCCCTTCACCTGCGCCTCCTACACAAGAGCCCAGCACGCCTGCGCCTGCACCGCCAGCAGACAGCGCTGCCACACAGAAAAAATATAAAGAGATTCGCTCACCTATGGTCGGTACATTCTATCGCGCACCTTCTCCAGAAGCCAATCCTTACGTGCAAGTCGGCGATCACATCACCAAAGGCAAAGTACTTTGCATCATTGAAGCCATGAAACTGATGAACGAAATCGAAAGCGACATTGATGGCAAAATCGTTAAAATCATGGTCGAAAATGCCCAACCTGTCGAGTATGACCAGGTGTTGTTCCTCGTCGAGTAG
- the efp gene encoding elongation factor P — MATTSDLAKGVILRFNGELHVLEEVQHRTPGNLRAFYQAKMRNLRNGKIVENRFRSGEEVEIVQTERKTFQYLYRDGDDFVLMDNETYDQINIPSSAFGEPAKFLKESMPVEVVFSSTNEIVQAEVPTFVELTVTDTSSVTKDDRATAGTKPATLETGAVIQVPMFVLTGDVVRVDTRTGTYVDRVKK; from the coding sequence ATGGCAACCACGAGTGATTTGGCAAAAGGCGTGATTCTTCGCTTCAATGGCGAACTGCATGTTCTCGAGGAAGTGCAGCATCGCACACCGGGTAACCTGCGTGCATTTTATCAAGCCAAGATGCGCAACCTTCGCAATGGCAAAATCGTTGAGAACCGCTTCCGCTCAGGCGAGGAAGTTGAGATTGTTCAAACCGAACGCAAAACCTTTCAATATCTCTACCGTGATGGCGATGATTTCGTGCTGATGGACAACGAGACTTACGACCAAATTAACATTCCTTCCTCTGCTTTTGGCGAGCCGGCCAAGTTTCTCAAAGAAAGTATGCCAGTTGAAGTCGTCTTTTCTTCCACAAATGAAATCGTGCAGGCTGAAGTCCCAACTTTCGTTGAACTTACCGTCACAGATACTAGTTCAGTTACGAAAGACGACCGTGCGACTGCTGGTACCAAGCCTGCAACACTTGAAACGGGCGCTGTCATTCAAGTCCCAATGTTTGTGCTCACTGGTGATGTTGTGCGCGTGGACACTCGTACAGGCACCTATGTGGACAGGGTCAAAAAGTAG
- a CDS encoding DNA-binding protein HU (histone-like DNA-binding protein) — MSKADIVDKIAKDAGISKAASEKAVNAFIEAVTNSLKKGQTVTLIGFGTFSVGKRAARVGRNPKTGATIKIKAKKIARFRPGTALKNAVNK, encoded by the coding sequence ATGTCTAAAGCCGACATCGTAGACAAGATTGCCAAAGATGCAGGCATTTCAAAAGCAGCATCAGAGAAGGCAGTCAACGCATTTATTGAAGCCGTAACGAACTCATTAAAGAAAGGTCAGACCGTTACGCTGATCGGGTTTGGAACATTCTCTGTAGGAAAGCGAGCTGCTCGTGTAGGGCGCAATCCAAAGACTGGCGCAACCATCAAAATTAAAGCCAAGAAAATTGCTCGGTTTCGTCCGGGTACAGCATTGAAAAATGCGGTCAATAAGTAA
- the accC gene encoding acetyl-CoA carboxylase biotin carboxylase subunit, whose amino-acid sequence MFKKILIANRGEIAMRIIRTCREMGIHTVAIYSTADSESLHVKYADEAVCIGAPPSKESYLNIPRIIAAAEITNADAIHPGYGFLSERAEFSEICALSGIKFIGPSPEMIRKMGDKNTAKDTMKAANVPTIPGSDGLVEKVEHAREIARAMGYPIIIKATAGGGGKGMRVVQREDDLEKLFTTARTEAEKAFGNPGVYIEKFLEEPRHIEIQVLGDQYGNVVHFGERDCTVQRRHQKLIEECPSPIISDAMRAQMGEAGVKAAKAINYEGAGTVEFLVDKHRNFYFMEMNTRIQVEHPITEEIYDIDLIKQQILVAAGKKISTKKFTSRGHAIECRINAEDPENDFRPSAGELKVFHVPGGHGVRVETHAYAGYRIPPYYDSMIAKLIVYAHTREEAIERMLRALDEFIVEGIKTTIPLHKKILQSELFRSGKFDTSFIEKTQILKTLSAK is encoded by the coding sequence TTGTTCAAGAAGATTCTCATTGCTAATCGTGGCGAAATCGCCATGCGCATTATTCGCACTTGCCGTGAAATGGGCATTCATACCGTTGCTATCTACTCCACTGCGGATTCTGAATCTCTGCATGTCAAGTACGCGGATGAAGCGGTATGCATCGGGGCACCCCCCAGCAAGGAAAGTTACCTCAATATCCCACGCATCATAGCTGCTGCAGAAATCACCAATGCCGATGCGATTCATCCCGGATATGGGTTTCTTTCTGAGCGTGCGGAGTTTTCTGAAATTTGCGCCCTCTCGGGGATAAAGTTCATTGGTCCTTCACCCGAGATGATTCGCAAAATGGGCGATAAAAATACAGCAAAAGACACCATGAAAGCGGCGAATGTTCCGACCATTCCGGGCAGTGATGGCTTGGTCGAGAAAGTCGAACACGCTCGCGAGATTGCACGTGCGATGGGCTATCCTATCATCATCAAAGCCACAGCAGGCGGTGGTGGTAAAGGCATGCGTGTCGTGCAGCGCGAAGATGATCTTGAAAAACTCTTCACAACAGCGCGTACGGAAGCTGAAAAAGCCTTTGGCAACCCCGGTGTCTATATCGAGAAATTTCTTGAAGAACCGCGTCATATTGAAATTCAAGTCTTAGGTGACCAATACGGCAATGTGGTTCACTTTGGGGAGCGTGATTGTACGGTTCAGCGCCGTCATCAGAAACTCATTGAAGAATGTCCCTCCCCTATTATTAGCGATGCGATGCGAGCTCAAATGGGAGAAGCGGGTGTAAAGGCTGCTAAAGCTATCAACTACGAAGGTGCAGGGACAGTTGAATTTCTCGTCGATAAGCATCGTAATTTCTACTTTATGGAGATGAATACACGCATTCAAGTCGAGCATCCCATTACCGAAGAGATTTATGACATTGACCTAATCAAACAGCAAATTCTTGTAGCAGCAGGCAAAAAAATTTCTACCAAAAAGTTTACCTCGCGTGGTCATGCGATTGAATGTCGCATCAATGCTGAAGATCCTGAAAATGACTTTCGTCCTTCTGCTGGCGAGCTAAAAGTCTTTCATGTGCCTGGTGGACACGGTGTACGCGTTGAGACACATGCCTACGCTGGCTACCGCATTCCGCCTTACTACGACTCCATGATTGCCAAACTCATCGTCTACGCACATACGCGTGAAGAAGCGATTGAGCGCATGCTCCGTGCGCTCGATGAATTCATTGTTGAAGGCATTAAGACCACGATTCCCCTGCACAAAAAAATTTTGCAGTCAGAACTTTTCCGCAGTGGTAAGTTTGACACAAGTTTCATTGAGAAAACACAGATTTTGAAGACACTCTCTGCAAAATAA